The DNA sequence gcgcccaccagcccggaggtcgatggggctccctgagggatttggctgcggcggctgttgccagcgctgaaaggggccggggaggttggggcagcctcagctgcgcccaccttcggggtcggtggccccgtctgctgggttgacggagcagcgctagctgcaaccgccgcgggggcagatggcgtaactgccgactcactgcctgtgggtcggacagccgccggaggccgttgtgacacagccccctgacgcgccacttcggcaaagctggccttaggaaggtatgcaacccgcctgcgtgcctctttgaatgatatgttttcttttactttgatagtgactatttctttttgtttcttccaagacgggcacgaccgcgagtatgcggcatgctcgccatcacagttcacgcagtgtggagcgttctcacaagcttcagaggtgtgttcttgagcactgcactttgcacaagtttggcggcctcggcagctctgcgagctgtgaccgaagcgctggcatttgaaacatcggagtgggtttggcacgtacggcctaacacgaagcttggtgtacccggcctcgattgattcgggcaagatacttgatccaaaagtaattattaggtgtttcgtctgaacctctttaccatcccgcctaatcttaattattctgacattgatcacattttgttcgctgaagccctccaggagttccgcttcaatcagctcaagcaaatcatcatctgacacaacaccacgggtggtgttcattgtacggtgcggggttagtgttatgggggtctccctaaatgacactagttgcggtagtttctcatattgttttacatcgcggagctccaagaggaggtcgccgcttgccatcctcgacaccttgtaacctggaccaaaaatatcagtcagggactttgaaacaaggaatggtgaaatgtttcggacTAGCTTGTTTagcttttcagaatgaataacgtgaaagcggggaaaattctgggtttggcgtccgaaaaacttgaagacatcttcggtgcgccctcgtttctgagggcgatcagcaagggaggggaaagaagtttccatgaaaaaatgtatgcattcggcaacagcgccgaccgcccaccacggagcccaacaaggggacgcggcagagcttgcatacaagtctgcacgacgccagtcgaacgccgtcactataaccgaatatggtatacccaaggttggatagccacacagggttaattAACTCTTGctgccaggagaaaggaagtaaaaagaagagagaaggagacaggaaaggtcgaAAAGTgtgagataaagacgaagattcgagggaTTTAAAAGGAAAACATCGCAATACTTAGCGGTTACAGCTTGTGCAAGATCGTTGAACTACTTCACCAAAACTGTCAATGCAGTGTTCACTAAGGACCTCCCTGCGCAGCGCCAAGTACGAAGAGCTCAGCAATACCATGATGAGCTTCGTATTTCTCTCTTTTGTGCCCCACATTATAGGTTGACCTGGCAAAGTTCAAAGCTGTCACGGCTATGACTGCTATGAAAAGATGCAGAGCATGCCCATTGTCCATGTCGTTAAAAGTGCTGGCGACATGCGCATCCTGCTAGGATCACTGGAGTTGCCAAAAACGTGGTGCTTGGGAATTATCGTTTGTTATACCCCTTCTCCAGGTCTGTTTAGTGTTCATGAAAGAGCAGTCATTCCGCAGACCAGCTGCAGGTAAAGTACGTGAGCACACTCATTCACCCGAAACTTCTGATGCCACTGCAGTTTATTATAGGTAGGACTTGGCAAAGAAATGATGAAATTCTTTCGTGTAATTAAATCTAATGATAATCATCAATCTTTTCTAAGGCTCGGAGAACTCCTTGTACAGTTGTAGAGCATGTTGAGTTTCCTAATGTCCGTGTCTGTGAGAAAGTTTTCTTGGATGGCCTTGCCCAGGGTCTCCGGTTGGACTTCCGGCGCCTTGGGCAGCAGCGTGGACCCTGACCCAGGTTTATTAAACGCGTCATGCGGATAGTGCATGACGGACTGGTAGTCGTACGGCTCGCCGAGCGTGTCCGCCTCCGTCTCCTTTTTCCGCCAAAAGCTTTCGTTGGAAGCTGCAGGAGTTTCAAACACGGAAAGCATTTAGAACGCCAGCAAAGTGACATAGTATGTAACGCCTAGAAGTTGAGCAAGTTGGTGGGAATTCACGCTACTGAAAGAAGGTGTGCAAAGATGGACACAAGGAATGAAATGGACAACATAAGCAAATCGCTGAGCGTAAAGAAGAGAGTTGCGGGTATACCTTACACATTAACTCTGTGTCACGTGGACTGAAGAAAGTAGGGAGGCAATACGTGGTCAACGTAGTGCTTATAGCTGGCGATGAGCTCGGACAAATATGTAGCACCGTGAACAGAAAAATCAATTAAGCTGCACGAAAACACCTGACAGGTGTTCGCAGAATGCCCTATCGTTGTAATTTTATAATGTTCCATTTAGCAGCGCTTGCTTCTATGTTTGGCAGACAGTACCAATAATATATTATTGCACCAACAAGAcattaattaaaattaaatcctaggtttttatgcgccaaaaccatgatccgattatgaggcacgccattttcgaccacctgagtttccttaatgtgcacccaatgcagggTACATGGgactttttgcatttcgcctccatcgaaatgcggccgccgcgacggGGATTTGCTCCACGACTTCGCGCTTAGCAGCGTAACGACAAAGCCTATACACAATCATGGCGGCTCTGAGAGTAACTGAGAATACGTTGGTTCATCGCGAGAACATCGCCTTATCTTTCGTTACACTGTCGCGATTCCAACTGTGCTCTTAAATTTGCAGAAAGTACACAGTTATGTTCAGAGATAAGAACAAATATCACTTTGTGGTTGAGACATGGCAtatcattagacagttttagttgggcgttCACAACAGCTCAATGTACAGAGGAAACCCGCATAAGCGACAGTACGCATGCGCAGTGCGCAGGAGCATGCACGGTCGCTTGCATGCGCCTGCGGCTTTTCAAAAGCTGCAGAGCATGCGCAGCGGGCAGTGCTGCATTTGCGGGATATTCTCGCGTGGGCACGAGAGCGCATTTTCGGATATTTCTCCGACCGATGATATGACTCCGGCTTGCGGTTTGACTTCGTGGCAGCTGATATTGGTTACACAGTATCAGAAGCTGGCATATCGAGGTGTTGAGCAGCATACTACCGCCTACTGCGTGCAAGTCAGCAACTTCTGCGTTCGGCACACTATTGCCGTATTGTGCACGCGCTTGCCTACGTACGCACGACCTCAGGCGCTGTCTGGGTGATTCCGGATGCCCAACTAAAACAGCCTATTAATTGACAGTTTTAGATTAGCGTTTGCAACCACACGTAATCGCATTACTTATGTAAAGAAATAGCATTGCAATCACTGCGCATGCTGTGAACGTTATCAGATTTCTGTGGTTTACGAGCGCTATGATAACATACGTTATTTGTCCAGTTTAACGTTCGTGATGTTTACGGACACTTATAAATAGCGCTGTCGAACATGGCCGCACCCACGGCtgccgcttcagcgtgaattctcagaatggctacgctctcacttgCCTTGGCCGCCAGTTATTGAAAGAAGTTTTCGATTTCTCTAAGCTCCCCTCAAACCTTgatgagcgcatagcgcgtccaatttctgagatcATTATGCGATTCCGGCGTTCGTAGGCCTGAtgagacgcgtccgcatagcaacatTATCGTTGCTGATGGATTGTCTTGGTTTGGATACGTTTTCCACGAGGCAACATGCGGcaccctgttttataacgtcttcTTAACGTTTGCGTACCCGCGCAGTAGACTAAAAGTCTTaaaaggacgcgcaccgtaatgtcccgcaaaggtgcttacaTTTACATTACAAACGCTATTCTGAAACTGGCTAATAGAGGTATCGCGTACGTACTCGTTCCTGCATTATCTTTCCACAAGCCCACTTGTAGatacgttggctcctgcttttaccttgttctcgttttgctcatcacatTAAGGAATTGTTGTGGCTAAACAGTTATCTTCAAAGTTGACCTTAAATAACTTTAAATTGTTATCTTTTATAACAGTTATGTTTAAATAGTCATCTTTAATAAAAGGAACAAGTAAAAGTGCACCAAAAGCAGGACTCAATGTACAAATAATATTTTTGTATTAACAATACTTTTGGTTTTTTTCCCTCAAGTAATCTGGGAATGGAACGCACTTGACCAATTTCACTAGAGCAGCCAACACTACAAACGTTTGTAGAGGAAACTGagaaatgtacactgtctgtgcTCCCGCCAAAGTGACAAAATTTTCTGTGCCGTCAATTTTACTgtttttttattctatttttaattttcttttagaTAGCGAGTACAATGCTTGTGCCTGCGTATTACCTGTACTGaacacccactcctgcaataatCCCGTtgatgggattgacagtatcctaaaataaaataaataaaacgtcgCAGGGGCCACTCAACAGCATTAAAGCTTGGGGAGTTAAGAGTTGTTTTGATTGGTTGGAGAAGGATGTTAGACAAGTCTATTGGCTTCGATGGATATTTCTTTGAAATGAACTAGGTGCTCTGTtcttaaataaaaataatgattTCTTTATGGTGACAGTCTGTTTTTTTTATCCCTGCGAGTCTCGACTTTCACACAACGACAAAGAACTAAGTAGGAGCACTGTCAAGCTCCATGTAATACGCTTCGCAGCGTAGCGTGGGCTGCATTCTACGCTCCGCTGCTGGTATATGAGCGCTGTGCATACGTGCACCAGTGCTCCTGCCGAGCCGCTCCGTGCAAATTTGTTAGGACACACCGCCTGAACGGAGTGCACCGTAAACGATCAGCTAATAAAAATGTGTAACGAAGGTGCCGCATAAGCTCGCGGTCTTTAGCGGCGCACATTGTCCAAGTTTCCAATTCCTCAAGCTGTTCAACTTGCTTTCACGGCATTTGGAGCAACGGCATCGGCAGATCAATGAGAGAACTCAGCCCACTCACCCTCAATGATGTTGTCCCACACTATGCTGACGTAGCCGTCCCTGTCGGGCCGGCTGTGCTCGTGGAAGAAGCCGAGCGCGTGCAAGAACTCGTGCGCCACGAGACCCGTTTCCATGCATAAGCTCGGGTCTAGCGCCACAGTCTGTTCGCCACACTGCATGCCCACGTTCGAAGCGCAGCGTCCCCTGCGCCGGAGAAAAGCGTCATGGACAGACCACACGAGCACGTTATTTCACGGCTCAGAAGCAGCGCCTTGCAGACCACCTTCGCGTTTCATGCGGGCAGATAAGGGGCCCCGAAGGGCGCCTTCTCGATAGCAGAAAATTAAATTGTGCGGTTTGACATCCAGAGGCTGTACAGTTGGCTATGAGGAACTCTGCAGCGGAGCCCCCTTGAACAACTCGACCGCCTGCGGTTATTGAACTTGAGCATCCAAAGCATGTGTCGGCATACGAGTGACTTTGCATTTCGCACAaatcggaatgcggccgtcgcggtgGGGATAGCACCCACGTCgtcgcgctcagcagcagaacgccccTGCTACTTCACCACCCTTACGATTGGTAGCAGACGGCCTAGCAACTTTCAGCCGTGGCGTACTGCAGGAATAAATGCAACATTACAGACATAATAAATTGCCCAAACTCTCGTAGGTAGTTAACAGACAGCGATTGTTACCATGCGCATTTTTTTCTGAACTTAGCGATAAGTATGCCTTAGAGTTTAATTATTATGGACTGAATATTGCGTGGGAAACTAAGTTTGCTGTTAATGTAAGAGCAAttataaaaatttggaggacgcttaagctttgcctttaagagtcgAATGCGATGGCATttaaagatctctgactgctccTCAcggttcccggcaactgcagcttatgtaactgtttaccaggaaacgctggcggccaaCGCTATTCACGAAGGCCAGTAGGTgagcttcctggtagaaacgcgccctcttgcgtgggccgggaatgcgcggaggtgagcgccatctggatggcgtTGTTGCAAGGAACGGAGCACAGCGTGCCGCTTTATGAATCGTAGAAATGTTTGAAAAAGGGTGTGTGTTTGAGTTTCCCCGTAACGGAATTATGATTTATGGTATATTAAAATTACATTCTGACACTATCATGCCTGTGGGTAGTTTAGGTTGTACTTAAAGATTTTTCTGATGCCCGTACTTTGAGGAATTCACTtcgttcagtaacgcctctggcccacgcggagggcctgcgtggctgcggttcggaatgatttttcgctaaACGACGTCCGATGCAAGACGCTGCCCCCGGATTTTATGCGACAAcaggcccttaacgctatcgtgttgGAAGTGTTTCAGCTTGTCCGTAAACGTGCTAACCCCCACAGTATACTGGATCACTGGAGATGTCAACTGCATCAtcaacgctggtagcgacattgCGTGAAAGTTTGTCCATCTGCGATGCGTTAGACATGATTTCGTGTTGCATCGGTCTTCTTGTTGAATAAGAATGAATAAAGTACTGCAAGTTAACGTTGCATCATTGCCGAAACCATTCACCAACAGCTAAGCATAATAAacttgtttactgcaataatagcACGTGTCCCCTCTGCTAAAAATCTTCGCCACCAGGCAGCGCCATTAATTGGGCCGCTCGCGTATACACGTTCTCTTCGTTAACCCGGTATTTCGTAAAGGGCAATGCGCCTACGGACAAGTTAGAACTTCCTATTTGCTCTAACGAAATGTTCAGAGTCAAGCACGCAACACAACTAAACCAGAATGAACTAGGAAAAGTCGGATATGCTTTCTCAAGGTAGCCATTCCGAATCTTTGAAACATCGGTTGGACGGCATTTAGCATGGAATTTTGTCAGATAACGATAATTAGTATAAAAATATGCGCATTTCTTTTATTCGACGTTGTGTGGCCGCTACTTCTGTCCGCAATACTACGGGATACAGACGTGTATGTGTTTGACAGGAAAGCCTTGATGACCAGAGCTGTCGCTTGAAGAAGTATATACAGCCTAAAAGGCGCGCAGTCTTAAAAAGTGTGCTCTCAAACTGTAGTGTCATCGTAGTTATCTGGCCACACTGAATCTTCGCGGAGGCTCAGAGCGTGTTCTCCAGCTTTGCAACTGCTTGAATGGTGATACGGCACACATACTGCGGGAAATAAATGATGCACCGCGCCATCCAACAGACAGGTCAGTGAGTGATGTCTCTTATCAGCAAGGAAGTTTCACTATATCTCCGTTCGGTATAGGTGTCGCATGTCATGCAAGCGAAATATATCGATCCACAACACCTAGCGGCCTTGCTGAAAATTTAACAAATCGTCCCGCAATGTAATATTACGAGATTCAAGTTGCAATAGCCGAAGTCATTGGGCCGAATTACTGCCTAATTACTGCATTATCATTTTCTTTACAACGTCCGCATGTTACGGTTAAACGTGATGACAACACTTCCGTCTTTCTGACTCTTGGAGCGATCCGGGAACATCAGCTGAGATGCGAGGTGCTCCCGTAACAA is a window from the Dermacentor variabilis isolate Ectoservices chromosome 3, ASM5094787v1, whole genome shotgun sequence genome containing:
- the LOC142574195 gene encoding hatching enzyme 1.2-like, producing MAALTSHVLRCAAVLLLLVRVASAQAVRTRRPFFVHNPNNTDLLEGDIIPHKKYRCTPLTVVKDRALTWPDGVVFYKYEADIEDEDEAFDDAAKAVIADAMQLIQTRTCIRFQPHSDEENFISIAYRRGRCASNVGMQCGEQTVALDPSLCMETGLVAHEFLHALGFFHEHSRPDRDGYVSIVWDNIIEASNESFWRKKETEADTLGEPYDYQSVMHYPHDAFNKPGSGSTLLPKAPEVQPETLGKAIQENFLTDTDIRKLNMLYNCTRSSPSLRKD